A genomic stretch from Falco naumanni isolate bFalNau1 chromosome 8, bFalNau1.pat, whole genome shotgun sequence includes:
- the SRA1 gene encoding steroid receptor RNA activator 1, which produces MAELYVKPGNQERGWNDPPQFSYGLQAQVRGPKRAPLTRRVPAPPAGVPPGALPEPPAAPAALGPPPLGPARPAPRAASGEPSAAAAERPEECGVPADAVLAPLQEALAACRPALQKQVCDDIGRRLTVLGSAWAQGKLSAPVKRRMSLLVQELQEQHWDMADEIHRSLMVDHVNEVSQWLVGVKRLIAEMRSLPAAAMDGSTEVGPGQEDP; this is translated from the exons ATGGCGGAGCTCTACGTGAAGCCGG GGAACCAGGAGCGCGGCTGGAACGACCCCCCCCAGTTCTCCTACGGGCTGCAGGCGCAGGTCAGGGGTCCCAAGCGAGCCCCGCTCACCCGCCGGGTCCCCGCACCGCCCGCGGGGGTTCCCCCAG GTGCCCTTCCggagccgcccgccgcccccgctgCGCTGGGGCCGCCCCCGCTGGGgcccgcccggccggccccgcgggCAGCCAGCGGGGAGCCGAGCGCGGCCGCGGCAGAGCGCCCGGAGGAGTGCGGTGTGCCCGCCGACGCCGTGCTCGCCCCGCTGCAGGAGGCCCTGGCCGCCTGCCGTCCCGCCCTGCAG AAACAAGTGTGCGACGACATCGGGCGCCGGCTGACGGTGCTGGGGAGCGCGTGGGCTCAGGGGAAGCTGTCAGCCCCGGTGAAGAGGAGGATGAGCCTCCTGGTGCAAG AGCTCCAGGAACAGCACTGGGACATGGCTGATGAGATCCACCGCTCACTCATGGTGGACCACGTGAACGAGGTGAGCCAGTGGCTGGTGGGTGTCAAGCGCCTGATTGCTGAGATGAGGAGCCTGCCTGCTGCCGCAATGGATGGCAGCACCGAGGTCGGACCTGGCCAGGAGGATCCCTGA